The DNA segment CAAAGCGACCTTGATGCGGTCGCGCAAGAAATCCGCGCCTTGGGCCGCAGAGCCCTGCCCATCGCCACCGACGCGACCAATTTCGACGCGTTGCAGAACCTTGCGGATCAAACAGTCAAAGAACTCGGCAAAGTCAGCATTTGGGTCAACAACGCCGGGGGTATCCCCGATGGCCAACCGCGCTATCTAACCCGCACATCCGAAGAGCATTTCGATGCGCAAATCTCGCTCAATTTAAAAGCGGTCTGGATGGGATCGAACATCGCTGTGCAAAGCATGGCGCAAGAAGGCGGCGCGATCATCAACATCTCTTCGCGATCCGCCTTTGGCCCTCAGGTCAAAAACGGCCCCTATGGCGCGTCGAAAGCGGCCGTGAACAGTTTGACCAGCACTCTATCGGTCGAAGCCGCACCCAATGTGCGCGTGAACGCCGTGGCGCCCGGCCCCATCCCCACCGAGAATTTCGACGATTGCATGGGGACCGACACGGATGAAAAACGCACGCAATTGCTCAAACATATCGGCATCCCCATGGGCCGGTACGGCGACCCGGAGGATATTGCGGCGGCCGTTGTCTATATGGCCTCACCCGCGTCAAGTTGGGTAACTGGACAATGCCTGTATGTGACCGGGGGCCGGTGAAGCAGAAACGGCGCAGGCCGCAATCGACCTTTGCGATCAATCTTCGTTGGCGAGCCGGTAAAGCGCGCGCGCTGCGTCGACGACTTTCACTTCACCATCAACCTCATAATGCCAGAACGTCCAACCGTTGCACGATGGCGCGCCTTGCAATTCTTTGCCCAGACCGTGGATCGATCCCACTTGCCCTTTGCAGTCTAGCGAGCCGTCGGCACGAACAGTCGCGACCCAGCGGCGTTTTTTGTCAAACACTTCGCTACCAGCGGGAATGAGGCCGGTTTCCACCACCGCGCCAAAGGCAACACGCGGTTCGGATTTCTTGGACTGCATCGTGGTCAACGCGCTTTCATCCAAGGGCAATTCTTTGGCGATCCGTTTCATCGCAACACCGCGATAGAAATCTTCGCGTTCGCAACCGATCCATTCGCGACCCAAACGTTTCGCGACTGCGCCGGTCGTGCCCGTGCCAAAGAACGGGTCGAGCACAACGTCGCCTTTCTCTGTGGTGGCAAGCAGCACGCGGTAAAGCAGCGCCTCTGGTTTTTGGGTCGGATGCGCTTTCTTGCCGTCTTCTTTCAAACGTTCTCCGCCCGAACAGATCGGCAAAACCCAATCGCTGCGCATTTGCAGTTCGTCGTTGAGCGTTTTCATGGCGCGGTAATTGAATTGATATTTGGCCTTTTCACCCATGCTGGCCCAGATCATCGTTTCATGGGCGTTGGTGAAACGGGTCCCTTTGAAATTCGGCATCGGGTTGGTTTTGCGCCACACGACGTCGTTCAAAATCCAAAAGCCGATATCTTGCAAGATCGCGCCCACGCGGAAGATATTGTGATAGCTGCCGATGACCCACAATGCGCCGTCGGGTTTAAGCACGCGGCGCGCTTCGATCAGCCATGCACGCGTGAAATCGTCATAGGCTTTGAAGCTGTCAAATTGGTCCCAGTGATCGGTCACCGCATCGACTTCACTGCCATCGGGCCGGTTCAAATCGCCCCCCAATTGCAGGTTGTACGGAGGATCCGCGAACACACAATCGATCGAATTGTCGGGCAGCGAACGCATTGCCTCGATGCAATCGCCCGACAGGATTTGGCCGGTTGGCAATAGAGCGCGAACGTCCTCGGCGCGTGCCTTTACAGACCGCTTTGCCCGCACCTTTGTTGTTTCCATCACGCCCATAATTCTTACCCAAACCGTATTGATTGCCAAAGTTATCCACAGGGCATGAGTCCTCGCGGACTCCACGTCAAGCACGCAGATTCTGGATTGTTATGGTTAACGATTGGTAAGCAGGCGGGCCGGGGTTGAGAACAAAGAGTGACCGGCACAAGATATAGAGTCCGTAGGAATCGGGCGGACTCCAGATGGGGTGGTGTTGCGTTCAGGACTCAGGCGAACACCAACACCACATTGGCGGCAAAGCCAGCGACCAACAAAGCACCCAAAGCCCGTCCGATGCCGTTCGCGAACCACATAAGAGCGAGCAATCCGGCCGCGCTGGCGGTTAACAACGCCATCTGAAGGCCTGCCAATTCCAACGGCAAGGCAAACGGTGCGATGGTCATGGTTGCGCCGCCAATCAACAGGATGTTGTAAATGTTGGATCCAACCACATTGCCCAACGCCAGCGCCGATTTCCCGCGCAGCGCCGCCGCGATGGAGGCCGCGAGTTCGGGCAAGGACGTGCCCACAGCTACAACCGTCAAGCCAATGACCGTTTCGGGCACTTCGAATATGGTCGCCAATGTGATCGCGCCCGACACCAACGCATCACCGCCCGCGACCAGAATGGCCAAGCCAACAACAAACAAAGCGCTGGCGATCCAACCGTTGGATGGGGCCTCTTCCATGTCGTCGTCTTCGCCCGTGGCGCCCGGATTGCGGTACCGCCACACAATGTAGATCAAGATGCCAGCCAACAGAGCAACCCCAATCCAAACGGATCCAACTTGCGCCAGAACCAGCCCCCAAAGCAGCACAGTCGCGGCCAAAGCCACCACCGCATCGCGGCGACCGCTGCCCGAAAGGATGATCGGCGCGACCAGAGCCGAGACACCCAAAATCAACAAAGTGTTGGCCAAGTTGGATCCAACAATATTGCCCCACGCGATTTCAGGAGAGCCGGCCAAGCTGGCCTGAACGCTTGCCACCATTTCGGGCATCGACGTGGCAAAGCCAACGATCACAAGACCGGTAAATAGGGTCGAGACGCCCAATTTTTGGGCAATACCCACCGCCCCGCGCACCAACAATTCGCCACCCACGGCAAGGCCGATAAGGCCGCCCAAACTCAACAGAATCGCTTCAATCATGCGCCGCGTCTACGCGACCGTGCCGTCGGGCAAAAGGCCGGGTCGCGCCGAAACCGCAATAAAACGGATTTCCAATCAATTCGGCCGCGCTAAATCAAGGTTGCCTGAGCAACGGGGGCAAAACTTTGCCGGTGCAGCGGTGTTGGGCCGTGAACGCGCAACGCCTCCATATGCTGTTTGGTGCCGTAACCCTTGTTCCGTTCCCAGCCATAATGCGGGTGCGCGGCGGCGGCTTCGATCATTATGCGATCGCGCCATTCCTTGGCGATGATAGACGCCGCGCTGATCGCGGGTTCAATGCCATCCCCGCCAACAATTGCGCGGGCGGGCCACTGCCATTCTTCGCATCGGCGTTCGGGTGTTTGATTGCCATCGATCAACACCATCGTCAGCGCATGAGGCATCTGCGCGGCCAAATCGCGCACGCATCGGGTCATGGCGACCATCGTCGCCTGAAATATATTGATGCGGTCAATCTCATCCGGATCGACTACCGCAACGGCCCACCCGCATGTCGCGCGGATTTGTTCATCGAGCACCGCACGCCGTTTGGCCGAAAGTTTCTTGGAATCGTTCAAACCTGCCGGTATCTCTTGGCCCAGCACAACCGCAGCGGCGACCACCGGACCCGCCAACGGCCCGCGGCCCGCTTCGTCAACGCCAATCACGGTGTTGGCGGGATCAAAGCGCCCCTGTTGGGCACTATTCTCAATGTCAGGAGTTACCTGAGTCATGCACATTCTTCCCCAAACGCCATCCGCATTGGCTCTTGCCGCTCGCGCCGTGTCGCAACGCGTATCTGCGTTGCCAATCGCTTTGTCTCTCCCCGCTATCGCCCTCGCAAGTTGCGCGACCGCAGAAACGGGGGAAACCGCTTCGGCCGGCGCCGATCAGTCATTGCTGATTGTTGATGAGATGGGCGAATTTGACCGTCCATGGGCGATCGAATTCATTCCGGGGACCAACACGTTGGCCATCACGGAAAAGAGCGGCACGCTCAAATTGATGCAAACCAACACAGGTGAAATCATCACGGTTGATGGCGTTCCAGAGGTCGCCTTTGGCGGACAGGGCGGCTTGGGCGATGTCGCGTTTCTGCCATCAGAGGCGGATCGCGATGACGGGCGGACGATCTATTTAAGCTGGGCGGAGATGGGGACGTCGGCGGACGATTCCGGCGCGCGCGGCGCGGTTGTGGGTCGCGGCACATTGGTGTGCATCGAAGCGGATGACGAATGCGCCATCAACGATTTAGAGGTGATCTGGCGTCAAGCGCCCAAGGTTTCCGGGCGCGGCCATTATTCCCACCGCATCGCGTTTTCACCCGATGAACAATATATGTTCGTCGCCAGCGGTGATCGGCAAAAGCAAACGCCCGCCCAAGATTTGACCAACACGCTGGGTTCGATTGTTCGTTTGAACCTTGATGGGACTGTGGCCGATGGCAATCCATTTGCCGATCGCGACGGCGTAACCCCGCAAATATGGTCCTATGGTCACCGCAACATTTTGGGCATGGATTGGGACGCTCAGGGGCGCTTGTGGGATGTGGAACACGGCCCTGCCGGCGGTGACGAACTCAATTTGGTGCAAAAAGAGGCCAATTACGGTTGGCCCACGCGGTCGTACGGCGAAAATTACAACGGCGATCCAATCCCCGATCACACCGATGATGATGGCTTCACCAAACCCGCCATCACATGGACCCCGGTCATCGCGCCGGGCGATATGATTTTCTACACCGGAGAGATGTTCGGCGATTGGCAAGGCGATGCGTTGATCGCGGGACTATCCAGCCGCGCTTTGGTTCGGGTGGAAATTGATGGCGATGCTGCCCGCGAAGTGGCCCGATATGAGGTCGGCGGACGCCTGCGTTCGGTCGAACAGGGGCCGGATGGCGCAATCTGGGTTGCCGAAGACGGTGAAGACGGCCGGGTCCTGCGGATCACGATGTAGTGGAGTTTTGGTTGGCGTAACGCGCAAAAGCGCTTAACCGCCCCAATCCATGACTGCCGACACATCTTCCGAAGCCGAAACCGCCACCATCATTCCGCTTTCTGCGGTTGAACCCTCTATGGTTGAGGCGTTGCTTGATCGTGCGTTCGGACCGGATCGCCATGCGCGCACCGCCTATCGCATGCGCATGGGAATGGAATGCCTCGATGCGTTGAGTTTCGCCGTGCTCGACGCAGAAGAGATGCTGGTCGGCACAATTCAATGTTATCCTATCGCTCTAACCGACCGCGAAGGGCGCCCTGTACCTTTGGTTATGGTCGGCCCGGTCGCGGTGGTTCCCGAACGTCAAAACGAAGGGTTTGGCCAAGGGTTGATGATGGCGATGCTGGACGCAGAAGCGCGTCTGGCGAGCGATGGGTCACCGTCTTTTGCGCAGGTTTTGATTGGCGATGCCGATTATTACGGGCGTTGGGGCTTTACCGCGGCGGCAACCGGCGGATGGCATTGCCCCGGCCCCTTTGAACCGGAACGTTTGTTGGCCCGCGGCGCCGCTTTATCGGCCATGCCATCGGAAGGCATGTTGGGTCCTTGGCAAGGATAAAGCGTCGCAGATGTTGGCTTCGCGATTGCGCCGTACCCGCGCATCCCATCGATCGCATTGAGTTTCTTCTTTGACGAAACCGTCGGGTCTGGCATCGCGTATCTGATCTATGCCGTACGAACCGCCACCCTACCTTGCCGAACTCACCTTGGCGCAAATTGCCGAACAAGTGGCGCAACGCAAATTGCCGCCGGTCGAAGGTTGGGCCCCGACGCAGATCGGGGAAAGCCACATGCGCATCGATAAAGATGGCGCATGGTATCACGAAGGTGGGTTGATCCGTCGTCCCGCAATGGTGCGCGCGTTTTCCGGGCTTTTGACCCGCGACGAAGCGGGTCAACATTGGTTGGTCACACCGTTTGAGAAATTGTCGATTGAGGTGGATGACGCCGCGTTTATCGCGGTGGATTGCGTCCACACCGAAGGCGAAATCGCCTTTCGCCTGAACACCGATGAATTGGTGGTGGCCGGGCCCGACAACGCTCTAAGAGTGGCGGGTGATCCCGACACTCCGGCGATCTATTTGCATGTGCGCGGTCGATGCGAGGCGCGGCTTAACCGATCCACCTATGCCCAATTGGTCGACCTTGCTCTTGAAATGAGCGGCGATGATTTGGACAGCGGCCTGATCGTGACCAGCCAAGGCGCGATCTTCTCGCTGTCGTCGTGATGGTTGTGCCGCGATGAGCGCCTTGTTCAACCGCCTAAGCACCTTATTCGAAGAAGGGCATGCTCACCCGGTGACGGGCCTAAAATCGGATGCGGAATTCGTCGTAGCCGGGGAACAAACGCCCGCCGCCGTCTTAATCGCGGTTACCGATCAACCCGAACCGACCGTGATCCTAACCCAGCGACCAACCGGCATGCGCAGCCATCCAGGGCAAGTCGCGTTTCCTGGCGGCAAATTGGATCCCGGCGAAGACGCCATAACCGCCGCCCTGCGCGAGGCAGAGGAAGAATTGGCTTTGCCGCGCGAGGTTGTTCAAGTGGTCGGGACCAGCGACCTATTTTCCACCGGCACCGGATTTGACGTGACCCCGGTTTTGGCGGTCGTCCCGCCCAATTTGGACTTAAAACCCAACCCCGCCGAGGTGGAGGCGTGGTTCGATCCGCCGCTTTCGCTTTTGTTGGAGCGCGACAATTGGATCGAGAATGAGACGTTTTGGCGTGGCTCAATGCGGAGC comes from the Erythrobacter sp. Alg231-14 genome and includes:
- a CDS encoding glucose 1-dehydrogenase, whose product is MGILDKFRLDGEVAVVTGAGKGIGRAIAIGLAEAGADVAVASRTQSDLDAVAQEIRALGRRALPIATDATNFDALQNLADQTVKELGKVSIWVNNAGGIPDGQPRYLTRTSEEHFDAQISLNLKAVWMGSNIAVQSMAQEGGAIINISSRSAFGPQVKNGPYGASKAAVNSLTSTLSVEAAPNVRVNAVAPGPIPTENFDDCMGTDTDEKRTQLLKHIGIPMGRYGDPEDIAAAVVYMASPASSWVTGQCLYVTGGR
- a CDS encoding site-specific DNA-methyltransferase gives rise to the protein METTKVRAKRSVKARAEDVRALLPTGQILSGDCIEAMRSLPDNSIDCVFADPPYNLQLGGDLNRPDGSEVDAVTDHWDQFDSFKAYDDFTRAWLIEARRVLKPDGALWVIGSYHNIFRVGAILQDIGFWILNDVVWRKTNPMPNFKGTRFTNAHETMIWASMGEKAKYQFNYRAMKTLNDELQMRSDWVLPICSGGERLKEDGKKAHPTQKPEALLYRVLLATTEKGDVVLDPFFGTGTTGAVAKRLGREWIGCEREDFYRGVAMKRIAKELPLDESALTTMQSKKSEPRVAFGAVVETGLIPAGSEVFDKKRRWVATVRADGSLDCKGQVGSIHGLGKELQGAPSCNGWTFWHYEVDGEVKVVDAARALYRLANED
- a CDS encoding calcium/sodium antiporter gives rise to the protein MIEAILLSLGGLIGLAVGGELLVRGAVGIAQKLGVSTLFTGLVIVGFATSMPEMVASVQASLAGSPEIAWGNIVGSNLANTLLILGVSALVAPIILSGSGRRDAVVALAATVLLWGLVLAQVGSVWIGVALLAGILIYIVWRYRNPGATGEDDDMEEAPSNGWIASALFVVGLAILVAGGDALVSGAITLATIFEVPETVIGLTVVAVGTSLPELAASIAAALRGKSALALGNVVGSNIYNILLIGGATMTIAPFALPLELAGLQMALLTASAAGLLALMWFANGIGRALGALLVAGFAANVVLVFA
- a CDS encoding ribonuclease HII, whose protein sequence is MTQVTPDIENSAQQGRFDPANTVIGVDEAGRGPLAGPVVAAAVVLGQEIPAGLNDSKKLSAKRRAVLDEQIRATCGWAVAVVDPDEIDRINIFQATMVAMTRCVRDLAAQMPHALTMVLIDGNQTPERRCEEWQWPARAIVGGDGIEPAISAASIIAKEWRDRIMIEAAAAHPHYGWERNKGYGTKQHMEALRVHGPTPLHRQSFAPVAQATLI
- a CDS encoding PQQ-dependent sugar dehydrogenase; translated protein: MHILPQTPSALALAARAVSQRVSALPIALSLPAIALASCATAETGETASAGADQSLLIVDEMGEFDRPWAIEFIPGTNTLAITEKSGTLKLMQTNTGEIITVDGVPEVAFGGQGGLGDVAFLPSEADRDDGRTIYLSWAEMGTSADDSGARGAVVGRGTLVCIEADDECAINDLEVIWRQAPKVSGRGHYSHRIAFSPDEQYMFVASGDRQKQTPAQDLTNTLGSIVRLNLDGTVADGNPFADRDGVTPQIWSYGHRNILGMDWDAQGRLWDVEHGPAGGDELNLVQKEANYGWPTRSYGENYNGDPIPDHTDDDGFTKPAITWTPVIAPGDMIFYTGEMFGDWQGDALIAGLSSRALVRVEIDGDAAREVARYEVGGRLRSVEQGPDGAIWVAEDGEDGRVLRITM
- a CDS encoding GNAT family N-acetyltransferase, which gives rise to MTADTSSEAETATIIPLSAVEPSMVEALLDRAFGPDRHARTAYRMRMGMECLDALSFAVLDAEEMLVGTIQCYPIALTDREGRPVPLVMVGPVAVVPERQNEGFGQGLMMAMLDAEARLASDGSPSFAQVLIGDADYYGRWGFTAAATGGWHCPGPFEPERLLARGAALSAMPSEGMLGPWQG
- a CDS encoding DUF1285 domain-containing protein, yielding MPYEPPPYLAELTLAQIAEQVAQRKLPPVEGWAPTQIGESHMRIDKDGAWYHEGGLIRRPAMVRAFSGLLTRDEAGQHWLVTPFEKLSIEVDDAAFIAVDCVHTEGEIAFRLNTDELVVAGPDNALRVAGDPDTPAIYLHVRGRCEARLNRSTYAQLVDLALEMSGDDLDSGLIVTSQGAIFSLSS
- a CDS encoding CoA pyrophosphatase, whose product is MSALFNRLSTLFEEGHAHPVTGLKSDAEFVVAGEQTPAAVLIAVTDQPEPTVILTQRPTGMRSHPGQVAFPGGKLDPGEDAITAALREAEEELALPREVVQVVGTSDLFSTGTGFDVTPVLAVVPPNLDLKPNPAEVEAWFDPPLSLLLERDNWIENETFWRGSMRSYLDMHYDGFRIWGVTAAIIANLALRIPPERLKTG